The genomic stretch GGGGCACGGGGCCCGGGGGCCCCGGAACATCCGCCGGCCTGCCCGGACGGCCGGAACCGTCCGGGCAGGCGCGCGGGCAGGCTCCGGTCAGTTCCGGACCAGGCCGGTCAGTCCCGGACCAGGTGGTCGAACTCGCCGTCCTTGACACCCAGGATCATCGCCTCGACCTCGGCCGGCGTGTACACGAGCGCCGGTCCGTCCGGGAAGCGGGAGTTGCGTACGGCGATCTCACCGCCCG from Streptomyces albofaciens JCM 4342 encodes the following:
- a CDS encoding DUF397 domain-containing protein; translated protein: MPDAYNGMAATDLHGVIWQKSRHSNSQGSCVEFARLPGGEIAVRNSRFPDGPALVYTPAEVEAMILGVKDGEFDHLVRD